One window of Ammoniphilus sp. CFH 90114 genomic DNA carries:
- a CDS encoding LysR family transcriptional regulator codes for MDEKDWIAIRTLYEEKNISRAAERLYISQPALTYRLKNLEKEIGTELFFKIKGGIEFTSEGIHLAGYAEEMIKKLLKTKDYILNMQKEVRGTLRLGVSSNFAQYRLPKILKGFSNKYPHVQFNVNTGWSTEIMQLLDSSNVQLGILRGNYEWYGIKTLIHKERLCLISKKEVDLDNLPKLPFINYKTDSSLKNLIYGWWHDRFSEPPLVTMETDRQETCKEMVKHDLGVSILPEICLQPTDNLFTYALSYNNGEPLLRNTWLMYNQDSLKLSTVKNFIDYLNKNTNHL; via the coding sequence ATGGACGAAAAAGATTGGATTGCGATAAGGACTTTATATGAAGAAAAAAATATTAGCCGGGCGGCGGAACGTTTGTATATTTCACAACCGGCATTAACTTACCGCCTGAAAAATTTGGAGAAGGAAATTGGAACAGAATTGTTCTTCAAAATAAAAGGAGGAATAGAGTTTACTTCGGAAGGCATCCATTTAGCAGGCTACGCGGAAGAAATGATCAAAAAGCTGCTAAAAACGAAAGATTATATATTGAATATGCAAAAAGAAGTAAGGGGCACGTTAAGGCTTGGCGTTTCTAGCAACTTCGCACAATATAGGCTTCCTAAAATACTAAAGGGATTTTCCAACAAGTATCCTCATGTTCAATTTAACGTGAATACAGGATGGAGTACAGAAATTATGCAGCTTCTTGATTCCTCCAATGTTCAGTTGGGGATCCTTCGCGGCAACTATGAATGGTATGGAATCAAAACATTGATTCATAAAGAAAGACTTTGCTTAATATCCAAAAAAGAAGTTGATTTAGACAACCTGCCAAAACTACCATTTATTAACTACAAAACCGACAGTTCCTTAAAAAATTTAATTTACGGATGGTGGCATGATCGATTTTCAGAGCCTCCGTTGGTAACAATGGAAACCGATCGGCAGGAGACTTGCAAAGAAATGGTTAAACACGACCTCGGTGTTTCCATTTTGCCAGAAATATGCCTGCAACCAACGGATAACTTGTTTACGTACGCGCTGTCCTACAATAATGGAGAGCCCTTGTTGAGAAATACATGGCTAATGTATAACCAAGATTCGTTAAAGCTTTCTACCGTGAAAAATTTCATTGATTATTTAAATAAAAATACGAATCATCTTTAA